The following proteins are co-located in the Chryseobacterium daecheongense genome:
- a CDS encoding NAD(P)-binding protein, with protein MVFGSLIFPFLQYCEKKGKSLLLRITGTKHILGHQLWAKDFPASTEEIHKKYLIVGGGISGLSACRFLNKNNQDDYLLIEMENHFGGNSSNGENRYSKFPLGAHYLPLPNKENKEIIDFLQECGIYEGDDESGEPILDEYQMTFPQQERLFYKNAWQNDIVPQKGISAEVQHELNRFFKLMDDYREKKDLNNKYWFAIPVEDSSREVEGVKLEKIIFKDWLKHQCFKSEELLWVLDYSCRDDYGLGIDYVSAWAGIHYFAGRKNNWSKKYKDQVFTWPEGNANLVKHFFKYIEGKQLTNHLVFDVKLNKNNAEILSFDNVQKKTKKIIAEKVLFATPQFVNERIFMDRDTKSFNYVPWLLATITLKNEFGGDEELAWDNVIYGSDGLGYIYNQHQNVNQIMGEKVITYYRSFSTNDCRKARRKLFSMDEDNLKNFVLDDLKKAHPLIEDFIIEMQFHKIGHAMIAPVPGQIFGKAEMAKQSIGNRIFFAHTDLSGISIFEEAFYQGIRTAEKMI; from the coding sequence ATGGTTTTTGGGAGTCTTATTTTTCCTTTTTTACAATATTGTGAAAAGAAGGGGAAATCTCTATTGCTTAGAATTACAGGTACTAAACACATTCTTGGACATCAACTTTGGGCTAAAGATTTTCCCGCCTCTACTGAAGAAATACATAAAAAATATCTTATCGTTGGAGGTGGAATATCGGGCCTTTCTGCATGTCGATTTTTAAACAAAAATAACCAGGATGATTATCTGTTAATTGAAATGGAAAATCACTTTGGAGGGAACTCTTCGAATGGTGAAAATAGATATTCAAAATTCCCTTTAGGAGCACACTATCTGCCTTTACCTAATAAGGAGAATAAGGAAATTATTGATTTTTTGCAAGAATGCGGGATCTATGAGGGAGATGATGAAAGTGGAGAGCCAATACTCGATGAATACCAAATGACGTTTCCCCAGCAGGAAAGACTATTTTATAAAAATGCCTGGCAAAATGATATTGTTCCTCAAAAAGGAATTTCTGCTGAAGTCCAACATGAGCTTAATCGGTTTTTTAAACTTATGGATGATTATCGTGAGAAAAAAGATCTAAATAATAAATATTGGTTTGCTATTCCAGTTGAAGATTCCAGTAGGGAAGTTGAGGGGGTAAAATTGGAAAAAATAATTTTCAAAGACTGGCTAAAACACCAGTGTTTTAAATCTGAAGAATTACTATGGGTACTGGATTATTCCTGCAGGGATGACTATGGTTTAGGAATTGATTATGTTTCAGCATGGGCTGGTATTCACTATTTTGCCGGAAGGAAAAATAATTGGAGCAAAAAATATAAGGATCAGGTTTTTACGTGGCCTGAAGGAAACGCCAATCTGGTAAAACATTTTTTTAAATATATAGAAGGAAAACAATTAACGAATCATTTGGTTTTTGACGTAAAGTTAAATAAGAATAATGCTGAGATTTTATCTTTTGATAATGTTCAAAAAAAGACAAAAAAAATAATTGCTGAAAAAGTTCTATTCGCAACGCCACAATTTGTAAATGAGAGAATTTTTATGGATAGAGATACAAAATCTTTCAACTATGTACCTTGGCTTTTAGCAACAATTACCTTGAAAAATGAATTTGGAGGAGATGAAGAATTAGCATGGGATAATGTGATTTATGGATCTGATGGTCTTGGGTATATCTATAATCAGCATCAGAATGTCAATCAGATTATGGGTGAAAAAGTAATCACATACTATAGAAGTTTTTCGACTAATGATTGTAGAAAAGCAAGGAGAAAACTATTTTCTATGGATGAAGATAACCTTAAGAATTTCGTTTTAGATGATCTTAAGAAAGCTCACCCTTTAATTGAAGATTTTATTATTGAGATGCAATTTCATAAAATTGGTCATGCTATGATTGCTCCTGTTCCTGGTCAAATTTTTGGAAAGGCTGAAATGGCTAAGCAGTCTATTGGAAATAGAATATTTTTCGCTCATACTGACCTTTCAGGAATATCTATTTTTGAGGAAGCTTTTTATCAGGGAATCAGAACTGCAGAAAAGATGATATGA